In Streptomyces dangxiongensis, one DNA window encodes the following:
- a CDS encoding DUF2293 domain-containing protein, protein MAFPTTPRSPGRLVVVQPLKRKRCAGCRRGPLSLLLLEDGAPWCLACADLGHLVFLPRGDTALTRRSWEESSLSAVVVRFNRRKSRYERQGVLVEAAALARAEARCLADAEARRRRRAREARGRAMADERFAAAFTAEILRLFPGCPDGRARAIAAHASVRGSGRVGRSAAGRVLSEGAVTAAVVAAVRHVDTPYDRLLMSGVARYEARRRIAPSVEDVLRTWRGAGEEYAG, encoded by the coding sequence AAGCGGTGCGCCGGCTGTCGGCGCGGTCCGCTGTCGCTGCTCCTGCTGGAGGACGGAGCCCCGTGGTGCCTGGCCTGTGCCGACCTCGGACACCTGGTGTTCCTGCCGCGCGGCGACACGGCGCTCACCCGCCGGTCGTGGGAGGAGAGTTCGCTGTCGGCGGTGGTGGTGCGGTTCAACCGCCGCAAGAGCCGCTACGAACGCCAGGGCGTGCTGGTGGAGGCGGCGGCGCTGGCCCGGGCCGAGGCCCGCTGTCTGGCGGACGCGGAGGCGCGGCGCCGGAGGCGGGCGCGGGAGGCGCGGGGCAGGGCCATGGCGGACGAGCGGTTCGCTGCGGCGTTCACCGCCGAAATCCTCCGGCTGTTCCCCGGTTGCCCGGACGGACGGGCTCGGGCGATCGCGGCCCACGCGTCGGTACGGGGCAGCGGGCGGGTCGGGCGCAGCGCTGCCGGGCGCGTGCTGTCCGAGGGGGCGGTGACAGCGGCGGTGGTGGCGGCCGTACGGCATGTGGACACGCCGTACGACCGGCTGCTGATGAGCGGAGTGGCACGGTACGAGGCGAGGCGCCGGATCGCCCCGTCGGTGGAGGACGTGCTGCGGACGTGGCGGGGGGCCGGGGAGGAGTACGCGGGCTGA